A genome region from Carya illinoinensis cultivar Pawnee chromosome 2, C.illinoinensisPawnee_v1, whole genome shotgun sequence includes the following:
- the LOC122301557 gene encoding phosphoglucan phosphatase LSF2, chloroplastic yields the protein MASIGISNCWFCSSSALTTHPLPNKRLNFGCNFILPVSRNAWKASKVYFKQLPDTQSSGIDQNPTNRGASISRSKMEEYNIAMKRMMRSPYEYHHDLGMNYTLITDNLIVGSQPQMPKDIDHLKQEQNVAYILNLQQDKDIEYWGIDLQSIIIRCQELGIRHMRRPARDFDPDSLRSGLPKAVSSLEWAISKGKGKVYVHCTAGLGRAPAVAISYMFWFCGMNLNTAYDMLTAKRPCGPNRRAIRGATYDLAKNDAWKEPFESLPEYAFEDIADWERNLIQDRVHALRGS from the exons ATGGCAAGTATTGGGATCAGTAACTGTTGGTTTTGTTCTTCTTCAGCCCTCACAACTCATCCTCTTCCAAACAAGAGGTTGAACTTTGGGTGCAATTTCATACTGCCCGTTTCCCGGAACGCCTGGAAAGCAAGCAAAGTTTATTTTAAACAACTACCCGACACCCAGAGTAGTGGGATTGATCAGAATCCCACAAACCGTGGGGCCTCGATTTCCAGGTCCAAGATGGAAGAGTACAACATTGCGATGAAGAGGATGATGAGGAGCCCTTATGAGTATCACCATGATCTTG GGATGAACTACACTCTGATAACTGATAATCTGATAGTAGGCTCCCAGCCTCAGATGCCCAAAGATATAGATCATCTAAAACAGGAGCAGAATGTGGCATATATTCTGAACCTGCAGCAGGACAAGGACATTGAATATTGGGGAATTGATTTGCAgtcaataataataagatgtcAAGAACTTGGAATCCGTCACATGAGGAGGCCT GCAAGAGATTTTGATCCAGATTCTCTGCGAAGTGGATTGCCTAAAGCTGTTTCATCATTGGAATGGGCCATTTCCAAGGGGAAAGGGAAAGTTTATGTGCACTGTACTGCTGGGTTAGGAAGGGCCCCAGCTGTTGCAATTTCTTACATGTTCTGGTTTTGTGGTATGAAT CTGAATACAGCATATGATATGCTAACTGCAAAGAGACCCTGTGGACCCAATAGAAGAGCAATACGAGGAGCTACTTACGATCTAGCTAAGAATGATGCATGGAAAGAGCCCTTTGAGAGCCTACCAGAATATGCTTTCGAGGACATAGCAGACTGGGAGAGGAACTTGATTCAAGACCGTGTTCATGCCCTCCGGGGAAGTTGA